The following nucleotide sequence is from Spirochaetota bacterium.
AAAAGAAAAAGTACGGCGTCATCCCCTTCGGCTTTCCCTTCTACTCCCCGGACACCAGCGGCGCCCTGGCCTTTGCCCTGGTTTTTTATCATAACCCTGATCCCAAGGACCCGACGAGCAAGCTCGACGAGGTATCCATCGGCGGGACCTACACGCTGCGGAACCAGATGGCGCTGAAGCTCGATTCCACGGTCTATTTCCAGAAGGATAGATACAAACTCACCTTCAGCATAGCCGGCGCCAAGTATCCCCAGGATTTCTGGGGCGTCGGGCCTGACACTAAGGATTACATGAAGGAAAAATACACGCCGGTGAGCATTGACGGCCAGCCGGCGTTCCTCTTCAAGGTAGTCGACAACCTGTACATGGGCCCCATCTATCATGGGTCCTACGTGGAGACATGGTACAAGAAGAAGGGGAAGCTCCTTTCCACGTTCCATATCCCCGGCAGCGACGGCACAATCGCATCCGGATTCGGCGCCAACATCGTCTTCGACAACCGCGACAGCACCTTCTACCCGCACCGGGGCTTCTACCTGGACGCGCGGGTCATCGCGTACCGCCGTGAGTTCGGGAGCGAGTACAATTTCACCAGGCTTGAGCTGGACTTCCGGCCCTACGTGCAGCTCTACAAGGACCTGGTCCTCGGCTTTCAGCTGAGCGCGCGCCTGAACTGGGGCACCGTGCCCTTTATGCTGATGCCCCAGATCGGCGGCATGGAGAGGATGCGCGGCTACATGGACGGCCGGTACATGGACAAGGTCTGTCTCATCGGGCAGACGGAATTCCGCTTCCCCATCGTGTGGCGCATCGGCGGCGTCGTCTTCGGCTCCATCGGCACGGTGGCGCCGCGTCTTGACGAGATCAATCCATACTATTTTCGCTACGCCTGGGGCGGCGGGCTGCGCTTCACCGTGGACAAGGGAGAGCACATCAACTTCCGCTTCGATGTGGGCGTGGACGAGAACCTGGAGCCGAATTATTACTTTTTCATCAAGGAGGCCTTTTAAACCTCACCCGATTACCCTCCCCCCTGATGGGGGAGGGTTGGGAGGGGGAGATGTTATAGCAGGGGTACATTATGACACAGAAATCCATTATCATATCATTCATAACCATCGTCGCCTTCAGCGGCGTCGAGGCTGCGGCCATGACCGCGAAGGAGATCGTGGAGAAATCCGAGAAGGCGATGCGCGGCAATTCCCAGGTGGCCGTGTGCGAGATGACCATCAAGACGAGGCGGTGGACGCGCACCCTCAAGGTGAAGAACTGGGAGAACAGGATTATACGGAAATCCTTCACCGAGGTCCTGGCGCCGAAGGCCGACGCCGGCAACCGCTTCCTCATGGTCAACAGGGACCGTCTCATGTGGCAGTACAATCCCCGGGTGGGCAAGGAGATAAAGATCCATCCTTCCATGATGCTCCAGTCGTGGATGGGGTCCGATTTCACCAACGACGACATCGTGAAGGAATCGAGCATGATCGAGGACTACCATCACACCCTCGCCGGTACGAAAACCGTGGACGGCCACCGGTGCCACTGGATAACCATGAAGCCGAAGCAGGGCGCCGCGGTAGTGTGGGGGTCCCTCGTTTCCTACGCGAGAACGGCGGACTGCCTGCCGGTCCGCCTCGAGTACTACGACCAGCACGGGAAGCTGAAGAAGGTCCTTTCGTTCAGTAATTTCCGCGAGATGGGAGGGCGCGTCATTCCCGTCACCTACAGGATGACCACCATGAAGAAGCGCCGCGAAAGCGACGATGGCGACGTCGAGGAGTATACCCTCATGGAGATCAGGAATGCCTCCTTCGACATCCCCATCGACGACTCGGTCTTCACGATCCAGAACCTGAAGAGGAGATGACCGCCATGAAGGAACGGAACCGGTCCATCGAGATCCTCCTGGCGTGGCGCAACCTGTGGAAGAACAGGCGGCGCACCGTCCTCACGCTCCTCACCATCATGGTCGGGTCCTCGATGATCATCTTCATGAGGGCCTGGCAGGATGGCGGCCAGGGGCAGATGATCGAGGACGCCATCGCCCTGAACGCCGGCCATATCCAGATCCACGAGAAGGGCTTCTGGAAGGAGGAGTCGAGCATCGATTACGCCTTCAGGCCGGACGATGCGATGCTGGCAAAGCTCCGGGGAGACCGCGACATCCGCTGCTTCAGCAGGCGGATCCACGCCGCCGGTCTCTTCTCGAAAGGCGAGACCACCTTCGGCGCCGCCATCCAGGGGATCGAGCCTGCCCGGGAGACAGGGGTGAGCGTCCTCCACCGCTTTGTCATGAAGGGCGGCAGGTTCCTCGCCGACGGCGACGACCGGACCGTAGTCATGGGACACATCCTGGCCAAGAACCTGGGCGCTGAAGTGGGAGACACGGTTTCGATGATATCCCAGGGCTTCGACGGCTCCATCGCCTCGGAAAACTACACCGTGGCGGGGCTCTTCATGAGCGGCAGCCCCGACTATGACCGCTCCCTGGTGCTCATGCCCTTCGATCAGGCCCGGGACACCTTCAAGATGATGGGCTACATCAATGCCATCGCCATCCGACTGGCGGACCCGTCGCGCATGGAAGCGGTGAGGGACCGTCTCCGCGGCTCCATCGGCACGCGGAAGCTCGAGATCATGGGCTGGGACGAGCTTATGCCGGAGCTGGTGCAGCACACCGCCATTGACCGGGCCATGGCCGGGGTATTTTACTTCATACTGTTCACGGTGGTATCCTTCGGGGTGCTGAACACGATACAGATGTCCGTGTACGAGCGGACCCGGGAGCTCGGCGTAATGCTCGCCATCGGCACGTCGCCCGGGCGTCTCCTCCGCATGGTCCTGTGGGAGTCGGCCCTCATCGCGGCCATGGGGATCGTCCTGGGCGCGGCCCTGGGGTCGGCGGTGAGCTGGTACTTCACGGTGAACCCGATCGTGTATTCCGATCACCAGGAGGGGATGACCGCCATGGGCGTGGTGACGAACGTGTTCCCGGCAAAGCTGGGATGGGTCAATGTTTTGACAACGTCGGCGGCCATGTTCGTCCTGGCCCTGGTCTTCACCGTAATGCCGGCGCGCCGGGCAGCGGCGCTGAAACCCATCGACGCCATTCGGCACCTGTAAGGACGGGAGACCATTGAATACCATGAGAAAAGGACAGACCGATGAAATACATTAAAGCACTTACCGCGCTGAAGCCTTTCATGATGATGGGATGGCGGAACCTGTGGCGCCAGAAGCGCCGCTCCCTCATCGTCATGTCATCGATAGCAATAGGCATTTTCGCCATGGTCCTGGCCGTGGGATTCATGAACGGCGTTATGCGGCAGCTCGTGGAGAACACCATTAACACGTCGCTGGGCCATGTGGCCGTGCATCGGAAGGGATTCCATGATTCCATGAAGGTCGAGCTCTGTTTTCCGCCGGAGCGCGCGGTCCTCGACGCCGTAAGAAAAAACCCGGCGGTCCTATCCTGGGCGCCCCGGGTCAAGGTTCAGGGCATGGCGCGGTCCGGCGAAACGGCCCGGAGCGTCATGA
It contains:
- a CDS encoding ABC transporter permease, which produces MKERNRSIEILLAWRNLWKNRRRTVLTLLTIMVGSSMIIFMRAWQDGGQGQMIEDAIALNAGHIQIHEKGFWKEESSIDYAFRPDDAMLAKLRGDRDIRCFSRRIHAAGLFSKGETTFGAAIQGIEPARETGVSVLHRFVMKGGRFLADGDDRTVVMGHILAKNLGAEVGDTVSMISQGFDGSIASENYTVAGLFMSGSPDYDRSLVLMPFDQARDTFKMMGYINAIAIRLADPSRMEAVRDRLRGSIGTRKLEIMGWDELMPELVQHTAIDRAMAGVFYFILFTVVSFGVLNTIQMSVYERTRELGVMLAIGTSPGRLLRMVLWESALIAAMGIVLGAALGSAVSWYFTVNPIVYSDHQEGMTAMGVVTNVFPAKLGWVNVLTTSAAMFVLALVFTVMPARRAAALKPIDAIRHL
- a CDS encoding BamA/TamA family outer membrane protein encodes the protein MIRGIALALMLVSGICIPAAAMAQQNEGDDKKKKKVAALKEPEKKKNTEPQGVVGKEKKKYGVIPFGFPFYSPDTSGALAFALVFYHNPDPKDPTSKLDEVSIGGTYTLRNQMALKLDSTVYFQKDRYKLTFSIAGAKYPQDFWGVGPDTKDYMKEKYTPVSIDGQPAFLFKVVDNLYMGPIYHGSYVETWYKKKGKLLSTFHIPGSDGTIASGFGANIVFDNRDSTFYPHRGFYLDARVIAYRREFGSEYNFTRLELDFRPYVQLYKDLVLGFQLSARLNWGTVPFMLMPQIGGMERMRGYMDGRYMDKVCLIGQTEFRFPIVWRIGGVVFGSIGTVAPRLDEINPYYFRYAWGGGLRFTVDKGEHINFRFDVGVDENLEPNYYFFIKEAF
- a CDS encoding outer membrane lipoprotein-sorting protein, translating into MTQKSIIISFITIVAFSGVEAAAMTAKEIVEKSEKAMRGNSQVAVCEMTIKTRRWTRTLKVKNWENRIIRKSFTEVLAPKADAGNRFLMVNRDRLMWQYNPRVGKEIKIHPSMMLQSWMGSDFTNDDIVKESSMIEDYHHTLAGTKTVDGHRCHWITMKPKQGAAVVWGSLVSYARTADCLPVRLEYYDQHGKLKKVLSFSNFREMGGRVIPVTYRMTTMKKRRESDDGDVEEYTLMEIRNASFDIPIDDSVFTIQNLKRR